In Toxoplasma gondii ME49 chromosome VIII, whole genome shotgun sequence, a single genomic region encodes these proteins:
- a CDS encoding hypothetical protein (encoded by transcript TGME49_269470) — protein sequence MARVAGRAEPAECRENDAEEALARHAPPTLFLPHSASDTAVRSLKAKVEIFREKKTTRKSFEGVAGASASHIEAASAKLVATQENLEDSAESSGMSEDRNETEDLLAPALVFSAPHRHVLSSCILFPRFSRNEGTLNNHANTDATAETPAMLV from the coding sequence ATGGCTCGCGTCGCTGGACGGGCAGAGCCGGCGGAATGCCGAGAGAACGACGCGGAGGAAGCACTGGCGCGCCATGCTCCACCAACGCTCTTCCTGCCACACAGTGCGAGCGACACCGCAGTGAGAAGTCTGAAGGCGAAAGTCGAGAtcttcagagaaaagaagacgacccGGAAATCTTTCGAGGGCGTCGCTGGAGCTTCGGCCTCCCATATAGAGGCTGCCTCCGCGAAACTCGTCGCCACGCAAGAGAACTTGGAAGACTCCGCAGAGTCAAGTGGAATGTctgaagacagaaacgaaacggaAGACTTGCTTGCCCCGGCTCTGGTGTTCTCTGCGCCTCATCGACACGTCCTTTCCTCGTGTATTTtatttcctcgcttctcgcggAACGAAGGAACTCTGAACAACCACGCCAACACAGATGCTACCGCAGAAACTCCTGCGATGCTTGTCTGA
- a CDS encoding adaptor complexes medium subunit family protein (encoded by transcript TGME49_269480), with amino-acid sequence MDSLFVLNEAGTFLVEKHYGVRTPRDACAPLLRRLFSENVCRTKNASRLSSSSKGAASLPRVMKGGRGTVLLHVYHNNLLLVGVTTKEVEPLLLLDLLQQMQSTLAGYCGTAASSLPPALRGISVSDLPITEETLRKQFSLIYVLLDEMCSSGYPATVQSNVLQMLVPRPSVVEAAMKLVNGSSRVLSSLAASFGLGGVAGPAAERPGGQRGRPALESEAGAGMGCGSGSGEGGGISGAGSDRWWRRGNVRYASNEVYVDLVEAIQAIVDVDGKMVHASISGTIQINNRLSGLPELCLTPRNPALLKDASFHPCVKLLRFKRDGVLSFCPPDGDFVLASYWLCDSKFTLPLSLSGSVSFPALPASKAPLPTPHSVSFREGPSASLSGRFELRLAPFCPVGASASPGAAAAGAASLVNSTTMENVVVSLPLPAFVDGATATASCGTIRYLHSSSCLLWEVGSIAFDAPTQKAEGTLTLVAEEAERVDVLSPCETTLVASARFLIKSWLPSGFKLDSLDVSNINIPPYKGCRYSTVAGSVEFRLDSRSR; translated from the exons ATGGATTCTCTGTTTGTGTTGAACGAGGCGGGAACGTTCCTGGTCGAGAAGCACtacggtgtacgtacacctcgaGACGCGTGTGCGCCGCTGCTTCGCCGCCTCTTCTCAGAAAATGTTTGCAGAACGAAAAACGCTTCTAgactgtcttcttcctcgaaagGCGCCGCCTCGCTCCCGCGGGTGATGAAGGGGGGTCGAGGAACTGTGCTGCTGCATGTCTATCACAACAATCTCCTCCTTGTTGGAGTGACAACAAAGGAG GTAGAGCCCCTGCTGCTCCTGGACCTTCTGCAGCAGATGCAGAGCACCCTCGCGGGGTACTGCGGCACTGCCGCTTCCTCGCTGCCGCCGGCCCTCCGAGGTATTTCTGTCTCCGACCTGCCGATAACGGAGGAGACGCTTCGGAAACAGTTTTCGCTCATTTACGTCCTCCTCGACGAAATGTGCTCTTCGGGATACCCCGCCACGGTCCAGAGCAACGTCCTTCAAATGCTCGTTCCCAGGCCCTCCGTCGTCGAAGCAGCCATGAAACTC GTGAATGggtcttctcgcgttctgaGTTCGCTCGCCGCCTCCTTTGGCCTCGGAGGCGTCGCGGGACCCGCAGCGGAGAGGCCTGGCGGGCAGCGAGGCAGGCCAGCTCTCGAATCCGAAGCAG GAGCAGGCATGGGCTGCGGGAGTGGCTCTGGAGAGGGCGGCGGCATCAGCGGCGCTGGAAGCGACCGCTGGTGGCGAAGAGGCAATGTGCGTTACGCCTCCAACGAGGTCTACGTCGACCTAGTCGAGGCAATTCAGGCCATCGTCGATGT CGATGGGAAGATGGTTCACGCCTCGATCAGCGGAACGATTCAGATTAACAATCGC ctAAGCGGCTTGCCGGAGCTTTGCCTGACTCCGAGAAACCCAGCGCTGTTGAAGGACGCGTCTTTCCACCCATGTGTCAA GTTGCTTCGATTCAAAAGAGATGGagttctgtctttctgtccgCCCGATGGCGACTTCGTTCTCGCGTCGTACTG GTTGTGCGACAGCAAATTTACTTTGCCGTTATCGCTCTCCGgcagtgtctccttccccgcgCTCCCGGCCTCGAAGGCGCCGCTGCCGACACCTCAtagtgtctcctttcgcgaAGGaccttccgcgtctctctcaggGCGCTTCGAGCTGCGTCTCGCGCCGTTCTGTCCCGTCGGAGCTTCCGCGAGTCCcggcgctgctgcagcaggcGCGGCAAGTCTCGTGAATTCGACAACGATGGAGAATGTCGTTGTCTCGCTCCCCCTCCCGGCCTTCGTGGACGGCGCCACAGCCACAGCGAGCTGTGGAACCATTCGCTATCTCCACAGTTCTTCg tgtctcctctgggaGGTCGGTTCTATCGCTTTCGATGCCCCCACACAAAAAGCAGAAGGAACA CTGACTCTCGTAgccgaagaggcagaaagggTGGACGTCCTGTCTCCCTGCGAAACGAC TCTCGTGGCGTCGGCTCGGTTCCTCATCAAAAGCTGGCTCCCCTCAGGCTTCAAG CTCGATTCCCTCGATGTCTCCAACATCAACATCCCGCCCTACAAAGGGTGTCGATACAGCACAGTTGCAG gctcTGTCGAGTTTCGTCTCGATTCGCGGAGTCGGTGA
- a CDS encoding hypothetical protein (encoded by transcript TGME49_269588), giving the protein MRRARGPSGEAGNKAGKGVCMNRWGSSGNRRSGLSGTSQRDFSLRLSLSDLHSCSSTASSGGPPSSSCKREDAEKTRSSIETWNYLTIYEQLDQWAELDSSHRHTGSFVAGASRALTCLVPALPPECSQLPSSRRWLLSLTRTPCLKKFSAEKKNTRPLWGETPSRVSTAVTGTQTCLFVFPFVWMWRERLTCTHT; this is encoded by the exons ATGCGGAGAGCCAGGGGACCCTCTGGCGAGGCAGGAAACAAGGCGGGGAAAGGG GTGTGCATGAATAGGTGGGGGTCGAGTGGTAATCGGAGATCAGGACTATCTGGAACGTCGCAGCGGGATTTTTCGCTTCGACTTTCGTTGTCGGATCTTCACAGTTGTTCCTCTACCGCGTCTTCGGGCGGCCCTCCCTCTTCGAGctgcaagagagaggacgcagaaaag ACAAGAAGCTCGATAGAGACATGGAATTATCTAACGATTTATGAGCAGCTCGACCAATGGGCAGAGCTTGATTCGTCGCACCGGCACACAG GTTCTTTCGTCGCCGGGGCATCTCGAGCTCTCACGTGTCTTGTGcctgctcttcctccagaGTGTTCACAACTGCCGAGCTCGCGTCGATGGCTGCTCTCGCTAACTCGCACGCCTTGTCTGAAAAAGTTTtccgcagagaaaaaaaacacccGCCCACTGTGGGGAGAAACTCCTTCACGCGTGTCCACAGCAGTCACAGGAACGCAGACTTGTTTGTTTGTGTTTCCGTTTGTCTGGATGTGGCGAGAGAGATtgacatgcacacacacgtGA
- a CDS encoding hypothetical protein (encoded by transcript TGME49_269450~Signal peptide predicted by SignalP 2.0 HMM (probability 0.820) with cleavage site probability 0.213 at residue 23), which produces MAWFSLDAPRLSLLVSTLSFLLSLWYYTNMVHLTQQLQQANTMNVLYADYSSPKTLAALELIEDFIERHGIENYPFAFLSLRKEGREEGRNVDRSRRHLTQWFSRVQYFYEGGYLQFDALRKFPGAQRAKHFLDLVEPLEFVSRKTTGRKHAGVFDFLRSLYHLKKHTLSPEFVEQVNKLLEGDRAGRRSARPANSRNRKETESPAGDDDGRAGGQRGPERRHGAGEADSGEASSLAATEAEGDALPHERRFSAYPMESVGAEGEEELEDEFEEGGDADAAANTEKEEREENRGETEKQQGSERKAEDQENKGRNKEEKNAQASFEVQKAGTDEREGRKEDRRDDRGEEL; this is translated from the coding sequence ATGGCGTGGTTTTCCTTGGATGCgccgcgcctgtctctcttggtgtcgactttgtcttttctgctgtCCTTGTGGTACTACACGAACATGGTCCACCTGActcagcagctgcagcaggcgAACACGATGAACGTCTTGTACGCAGACTACTCGTCGCCCAAGACGCTGGCGGCTCTGGAGCTGATCGAAGACTTCATCGAGCGCCACGGCATCGAGAACTAccctttcgccttcctctctctccggaaGGAGGGCCGCGAGGAGGGCCGCAACGTCGACCGGTCGCGCCGACACCTTACTCAGTGGTTCTCCCGTGTGCAATACTTCTACGAGGGTGGCTATCTCCAGTTCGATGCGCTGCGGAAGTTCCCGGGAGCTCAGCGGGCGAAACATTTCCTCGACCTCGTCGAGCCGCTCGAGTTCGTCAGCCGAAAAACGACTGGCCGGAAACACGCGGGcgtcttcgacttcctccgctctctctACCACCTGAAGAAACATACGCTGAGTCCTGAATTCGTCGAACAAGTGAACAAGCTCCTCGAGGGAGACCGCGCAGGACGACGCAGCGCGAGGCCCGCGAACTCGCGCAatcgaaaggagacagagagcccCGCAGGCGACGACGATGGGCGCGCCGGCGGCCAGCGAGGACCTGAGAGGAGACATGGTGCAGGTGAGGCCGACTCAGGCGAGGCCAGCAGCCTGGCCGCGACGGAAGCAGAGGGCGACGCTCTCCCCCACGAGAGACGATTCAGCGCGTACCCCATGGAGAGCGTCGGcgcggagggagaagaagaacttgAAGACGAGTTCGAGGAAGGTGGAGATGCAGACGCGGCGGCCAatacagagaaggaagagagagaggagaaccgcggtgaaacggagaagcaacagggaagcgagagaaaagcagaggaccaggagaacaaggggaggaacaaggaagaaaagaacgcacAGGCTTCCTTCGAGGTACAGAAAGCAgggacagacgagagagagggaaggaaagaggatcGAAGAGACgatcgaggagaagaactctga
- a CDS encoding Ser/Thr phosphatase family protein (encoded by transcript TGME49_269460) produces the protein MERPGRERGARLAAKTLHPPGSSPLSKTDSSSNLDLFPVLTSSLSDASLPDKRSLLFLHARPMDGAGASSPCFSRRHSVEGASPAFQDLQSACRQDNISALHATAAHGAKPSESLAASVQNPPAGRSPSHSPGAGDREEERPLAPRGETLSREQEELLQTHQRLREDALRRQTQPRVQALGQGDARQESEPKFLYVPSTANRLGVPVSRVSAAANGGPYTRGGEGAVRERGARLHPTAGSAAPPVFSGRREGRSRGRKKRLWGGRWGEELQAFYESRESDSDREETEETLGEEAGSRSDAEARPTRASPSIVSSFFSAFSERPATATSPDARMYTHPRAGEQWPQTVFAADSPNSRCLQPTVASPRILSDGQVYIPGSGSFKASPFAGPSPVPGAQAVSAASPLALSPSRQYLPARDSRRASGPERGRSPGVSGAGRFAATAGQPRRRRQKKKDKAKGVKRSFSESAGAAAANAGAAVVGAIGGFMEGVVDRIIESHSEASRSSSPRMRGASAFSSRAPSERGGACSSGDESEFSRSLSGGRELDPHLASRLQNPGAATAAAALSGELSLLWPSAAGVPEGVSRVGPSLAFAPSPFPQSTVSPVSPSSLAVGAELASRGRPIPFGPPAAGVPLSVEEKGRALGNITASVVLEQLSFTARSLMHVVSVAPGLAASVAGAAADVVNAVKRGIEGGEAGTEEARGLKDELARRREETREERDAAQPGDGARFLARESAARGTEGGASRERLGKKASGERRADLSPKAESSGDQRGRTASPGETSLPTKQRKTGSPPASELRRAPDASTPPGQSAADETPRSPNTASRKVTPDDGATANTVAPRETGKALSSAASSPLSPLADKDAELAAAFRDWLSFGSLWDRVVLEECCVEEAQRLKKVFDSFADGPRLSRSGFARLLAAYPCLPEAHHDFFFRTLARPAEDGILLKDFRAGFYVAQPQLVEDLQRASGRLRIQFIFKAYDLDADGWLDASELEGLLGHLHSAGLHAEDKKIKHDPQKLEQLVKKETEVLLQRFPRFGYSAFLQCVTGGVFNATHRLLRCHVSLPDLVKKEERRRRRAFKARPSEQARGFLEPPSPLEARDPTTAVVSGAASAFATAAALAQDDPSAPAQWLPVLPSQAALVPGAPAVSLGGAQLAKTEWLGAYTGEAPSEKLLRPVTTPEKQVAKRASYPQVSPQQRHVAEKIVEHVKNCLPFTSRSDLDARLSALLSVDRPCAPASACSGPAPSFLKMPIAEEDIVALCEAMCSLVAAEETVVELDIPLKIFGDLHGHLADLIEFFGSFGWPGELDKLTQQVEDFLFLGDYVDRGPCSLEVLLLLFSLKVLSPHRVFLLRGNHEDRQMNRTYGFLEELERKLGGAASACVWEKANAVFDLLPLAALVPAAAVVCLHGCLGDSIEKVEDLRAIRRPLDVCAIQMEGPETDPLAPERKVLACLWSDPERPPERAEDVDGPSSPRGSHVVRSSQAFIEAFLERNQLALLVRAHECVAPGYCYDLGGRCLTLFSASNYCGTANNDGAALHIYREEDCYPERGRRRQHITRHILLVESPERWIAGVSGLPPQARCSPQGLPTPLGSPSGLQAALPVPLKAGEVAGSFADLARLACEAARSPLGASSFPSSAEAAALLSSALASSSPLLQGVSPSGAPLYLPSPTYLKQAPTGPFGPEPVGAFLASPGPHIDIPSEFLSHSPPCSPLASSGARAAAVLSSDSVPAGLGRAPSPASQPNNASFASTAPSLHGDSGAWGGSPLSPATLGEGSSRENARTSMEAPVPTPRVFDPRPLIPIPTLSEAFSEAGLDSGGDRRLPTPRLGADPGRPGQLVARRESEARPAESREQGGALSQRKRDARSPPSLQELPPPSREECSPRSPHWRAVHGVLAPTSTPADSRLPEEGHHGSDESSTGPGSPRRLRRLTRCFGVADGDLPAAALPAELSPQSRPPAFCPPCSTLGEDGMRCLRSRSEETRVLDQLSPKGDGSLRREAETAMASSTSRGRSGPAGRRGPEIGGRRSLPAQGSTWGDEDDPVAAAFAAASREEGWRKNARRRKSFAG, from the exons atgGAGCGGccagggagagagcgaggcgccCGTCTCGCTGCGAAGACGCTGCACCCTCCAGgttcttctcccctgtcgAAGACCGACTCTTCCTCCAACCTGGACTTGTTTCCTGTCCtcacctcttctctctccgacgcGTCGCTGCCGGACAAACggtctctgctcttcctccatGCCCGCCCCATGGACGGCGccggcgcttcttcgccctgCTTCTCGCGGCGACACTCCGTCGAGGGCGCCTCGCCAGCGTTCCAGGACTTgcagagcgcatgcagacaagaCAACATCTCTGCGCTCCACGCCACCGCTGCGCACGGAGCAAAGCCGTCTGAGTCTCTCGCGGCGTCCGTTCAGAACCCCCCTGCAGGACGCTCTCCTTCGCACTCGCCCGGtgctggagacagagaggaagaaaggcctCTCGCACCTCGTGGCGAGACGCTGTCGCGGGAGCAGGAGGAGCTGCTGCAGACGCACCAGCGGCTCAGAGAGGACGCTCTCCGCCGCCAGACGCAGCCGCGCGTCCAGGCTCTCGGTCAGGGCGACGCCCGCCAGGAATCCGAGCCCAAGTTCCTCTACGTCCCCAGTACA GCGAATCGCCTGGGGGTGCCTGTCTCCCGTGTGTCGGCCGCGGCGAACGGCGGTCCGTACACGCGCGGAGGCGAGGGGGCAGTGAGAGAACGAGGCGCGCGTCTCCATCCGACTGCCGGCTCGGCGGCGCCTCCTGTGTTCTCCGGGCGCCGTGAAGGCCGCAGCAGGggcaggaagaagcgcctGTGGGGTGGCCGGTGGGGCGAGGAGCTTCAGGCCTTCtacgagagcagagaaagcgacagcgaCCGCGAAGAGACCGAGGAGACTCTTGGAGAGGAGGCGGGCTCTCGGTCTGACGCGGAGGCGAGGCCGACTCGCGCGAGTCCCTCGatcgtctcctcgtttttctccgccttctcggaGAGACCTGCAACTGCGACATCGCCAGATGCCCGGATGTACACACACCCGAGGGCCGGCGAGCAGTGGCCGCAGACGGTTTTTGCGGCGGACAGTCCCAACTCGAGATGTCTCCAGCCGACTGTAGCCAGCCCACGGATCCTCAGCGACGGCCAGGTGTATATCCCAGGCTCCGGCAGTTTCAAGGCCTCGCCATTCGCGGGGCCTTCACCCGTTCCCGGCGCCCaagctgtctctgccgcctcgccACTCGCCCTGTCGCCCTCGCGCCAGTACCTCCCGGCCAGGGACTCGCGGCGGGCCTCTGGCCCCGAGCGCGGGCGTTCGCCGGGAGTCTCGGGCGCGGGGCGCTTCGCCGCGACCGCGGGGCAGccgaggcggcggaggcagaagaaaaaggacaaAGCGAAGGGCGTCAAGCGGAGCTTCTCGGAGAGCGCGGGTGCGGCCGCCGCCAACGCTGGAGCAGCGGTCGTCGGCGCGATTGGAGGATTTATGGAAGGCGTGGTGGACCGCATCATCGAGAGTCACTCAGAGGCGTCTCGATCTTCCAGTCCACGGATGCGGGGCGCCTCGGCGTTCAGCTCTCGCGCGCCGTCGGAGAGGGGAGGCGCGTGTTCGAGTGGCGACGAATCTGAgttctctcggtctctctccggTGGCCGCGAACTCGACCCGCACCTCGCGAGCCGTCTGCAAAATCCTGGCGCCGCGACCGCCGCAGCAgctctctctggagagctctctctcctttggCCGAGCGCTGCAGGCGTTCCGGAGGGCGTTTCGCGCGTAGGTCCGTCGCTCGCGTTTGCGCCGTCTCCGTTCCCCCAGTCCACggtgtctcccgtctccccttcgtctctggcAGTCGGCGCCGAGCTCGCTTCCCGAGGGCGGCCCATCCCGTTTGGGCCTCCCGCTGCAGGCGTCCCGCTGAgcgtggaggagaaaggtCGCGCTTTGGGGAACATCACGGCCTCAGTCGTTCTCGAGCAACTCTCCTTCACAGCGCGCTCTCTCATGCATGTCGTCTCGGTCGCTCCCGGACTCGCGGCCTCCGTCGCCGGCGCCGCCGCGGATGTGGTGAATGCAGTCAAGCGAGGCATCGAGGGCGGGGAAGCAGGgacggaggaggcgcggGGCCTGAAGGACGAACTCgcgcggaggcgagaggagacgcgcgaagagagagacgcggcgcaACCCGGCGACGGCGCCAGGTTTctagcgagagagagcgccgCGCGGGGAACAGAGGGCGGAGcgtcgcgagagagactcgggaagaaggcgtcgggagagagaagagcggatcTTTCGCCGAAAGCAGAGAGCTCGGGAGATCAGAGAGGCCGCACAGCTTCTCCTGGGGAGACTTCCTTGCCCACGAAACAGCGAAAGACTGGTTCTCCGCCGGCTTCCGAGCTGCGGAGGGCTCCGGACGCCTCGACTCCGCCCGGTCAGAGTGCAGCAGACGAGACTCCCAGATCGCCGAACACCGCGTCACGCAAAGTGACCCCAGACGACGGAGCCACTGCGAACACTGTCGCACCTCGAGAGACTGGCAAGGCGCTTTCGTCTGCAGCATCTtcgccgctgtcgcctctcgcggATAAGGACGCAGAGCTCGCGGCTGCTTTCAGAGACTGGTTGTCATTTGGGTCTTTATGGGACCGTGTGGTTCTCGAAGAGTGCTGCGTGGAGGAAGCGCAGCGTTTGAAGAAGGTTTTCGACAGCTTCGCAGACGGCCCGAGGCTCTCGCGTTCCGGTTTCGCGAGGCTCCTCGCGGCGTACCCTTGTCTGCCAGAGGCACACCacgatttcttctttcgcacTTTGGCGCGGCCGGCAGAGGACGGAATTCTCTTGAAGGACTTCCGCGCCGGGTTCTACGTCGCTCAGCCTCAGTTGGTTGAGGATCTTCAGAGAGCCAGTGGGAGACTCCGAATCCAGTTTATCTTCAAGGCCTACGACCTCGACGCCGACGGCTGGCTGGACGCGAGCGAACTGGAGGGCCTCCTGGGCCACTTGCATAGCGCCGGTCTGCATGcggaagacaagaaaatcAAGCACGACCCGCAGAAGCTCGAACAACTCGTCAAG AAAGAAACCGAGGTGCTTCTGCAGCGGTTCCCGCGCTTTGGATACTCGGCCTTCCTCCAGTGTGTGACTGGCGGAGTTTTCAACGCAACTCATCGTCTTCTGCGGTGTCACGTTTCCCTTCCCGATCTGGTcaaaaaggaagaacggcgacgcagacgagcGTTCAAGGCGCGCCCCAGCGAGCAGGCTCGAGGCTTCCTCGAGCCGCCTTCGCCACTGGAGGCGCGAGATCCCACGACCGCGGTCGTATCCGGAGCCGCCTCGGCCTTCGCGACCGCCGCGGCCCTCGCCCAGGACGACCCTAGTGCCCCGGCGCAGTGGCTGCCTGTCTTGCCCTCCCAGGCTGCCCTTGTCCCTGGAGCCCCAGCTGTCTCCCTGGGTGGAGCCCAACTAGCGAAGACCGAGTGGCTCGGCGCGTACACAGGAGAGGCGCCCTCGGAGAAGCTTCTGCGGCCAGTAACGACGCCGGAGAAGcag GTGGCGAAGAGGGCCTCGTATccccaggtgtctcctcagcAGAGACACGTGGCGGAGAAGATTGTGGAGCATGTGAAAAACTGTCTCCCTTTCACCTCGCGCTCCGACCTCGACGCGCGCCTCtcggcgcttctctcggTGGACAGGCCTTGCGCTCCCGCGAGTGCGTGCTCGGGGcctgcgccttctttcctcaaAATGCCCatcgctgaagaagacatcGTCGCCCTCTGCGAGGCCATGTGCAGCCTCGTCGctgccgaggagacagtggtTGAG TTGGACATCCCACTGAAGATCTTCGGAGACCTGCACGGCCACCTCGCCGACCTCATCGAATTCTTCGGCTCCTTTGGATGGCCAGGCGAGCTGGACAAGCTCACACAACAAGTCGAGGACTTCCTTTTCCTAG GAGACTACGTCGACCGCGGTCCATGCAGTCTGgaggttcttcttctccttttttccctTAAAGTTTTG AGTCCCCAccgcgtcttccttctgcgcGGGAACCACGAAGATCGACAGATGAACCGAACTTACGGCTTTCTTGAGGAGCTTGAGCGGAAACTCG GAGGCGCGGCAAGCGCGTGCGTgtgggagaaggcgaacgcggTTTTcgatcttctccctctcgcggCGCTCGTCCCCGCGGCCGCCGTCGTTTGTCTTCACGGCTGCCTCGGAGACTCGATTGAAAAAGTTGAAGATCTCCGAGCCATCCGAAGGCCGCTGGATGTCTGTGCCATTCAAATGG AAGGTCCGGAAACAGACCCCCTCGCGCCTGAACGCAAAGTCCTCGCCTGTCTGTGGAGCGACCCAGAGCGACCGcccgagagagcagaagacgtAGATGGACCCTCGTCGCCACGCGGCTCACACGTCGTCAG gaGCTCGCAGGCCTTCATCGAGGCGTTTCTGGAGAGAAATCAGCTGGCCCTTCTCGTCCGCGCTCACGAGTGCGTCGCGCCCGGGTACTGCTACGATCTGGGCGGCCGCTGCCTCAcgctgttctctgcttcgaaTTACTGTGGCACAGCCAACAACGACGGAGCTGCACTCCACATCtacagggaagaagactgcTATCCTGAGCGAGGCCGTCGACGCCAGCACATCACCCGCCATATTTTG tTGGTCGAATCCCCAGAGCGGTGGATCGCGGGCGTCTCCGGCCTTCCGCCTCAGGCTCGATGCTCGCCCCAGGGTCTCCCCACACCGTTGGGGTCTCCTTCTGGGCTTCAGGCGGCCCTGCCTGTCCCCCTGAAGGCCGGGGAGGTGGCTGGCAGCTTCGCGGACCTCGCCAGACTTGCCTGCGAAG CGGCGCGTTCGCCTCTCGGtgcttcctcgtttccgtCCTCGGCGGAGGCAGCTGCTCTGCTTTCGTCGGCCTtggcctcttcgtctcctcttctccagggCGTGAGTCCCTCCGGCGCGCCTCTGTATCTTCCGTCGCCGACATACCTCAAACAGGCCCCGACGGGGCCTTTCGGCCCGGAGCCCGTGGGGGCGTTCCTCGCGTCGCCAGGTCCCCACATTGACATTCCCTCCGAGTTCCTTTCTCACTCTCCGCCGTGTTCGCCGCTCGCGTCTTCGGGAGCTCGTGCCGCGGCCGTCCTCTCCAGCGACTCTGTCCCCGCAGGCCTAGGCCGAGCCCCGTCGCCCGCTTCCCAGCCAAACAAcgcgtccttcgcctcgacggctccctctctccacgGAGACTCTGGGGCCTGGGGGGggtctccgttgtctccggCCACCCTGGGAGAAGGGTCTTCTCGAGAGAACGCTCGCACCAGCATGGAGGCGCCAGTCCCCACACCTCGCGTCTTCGATCCGCGCCCCCTGATCCCTATTCCTACTCTCTCTGAGGCCTTCTCGGAGGCAGGGCTGGACTctggcggagacaggcgtctGCCAACTCCGCGGCTGGGCGCGGACCCAGGACGCCCAGGCCAGCTCGTGGCGCGCCGCGAGTCGGAGGCGAGGCCAGCTGAGAGTCGCGAACAAGGGGGAGCGCTGTCTcagcggaagagagacgcgagaagtCCGCCCAGCCTCCAGGAGTTACCGCCGCCGAGCCGCGAGGAGTGCTCGCCTCGGTCTCCTCACTGGCGGGCCGTCCACGGAGTCCTTGCTCCAACCAGCACACCAGCGGACAGTCGTCTCCCCGAGGAAGGTCACCACGGCTCTGACGAGAGCTCGACCGG aCCCGGTAGCCCGCGGCGACTGCGGCGGCTGACGAGGTGCTTCGGCGTAGCGGACGGAGATCTCCCAGCTGCCGCATTGCCGGCAGAATTGTCTCCGCAGTCTCGCCCCCCCGCCTTCTGTCCGCCCTGTTCGACCCTCGGCGAGGACGGgatgcgctgtctccgttcgcggAGCGAAGAGACCCGCGTGCTCGACCAACTGTCCCCGAAAGGAGACGGATCGCTCCGGcgcgaggcggagacagcgatgGCCTCTTCGACCTCGCGTGGGCGCTCTGGGCCAGCAGGCCGAAGAGGGCCGGAGATCGGCGGGCGCCGGTCTCTCCCGGCGCAAGGTTCGACctggggagacgaagacgacccGGTGGCTGCTGCATTTGCGGCtgcgtcgagagaagaagggtggcggaagaacgcgagaagaaggaagtccTTCGCAGGTTAG